A genomic window from Cutibacterium acnes includes:
- a CDS encoding DUF3040 domain-containing protein gives MPLSAEEQRRLAELEEALSTDDLDFARSFSRRASATCPHPSRNALEQRRMQHRRARRRQILLGSVMVLLGLAGVVGGVVLTSGVLAVVGFAIMALAVGVLLSTGGGVMPRSSGVRPRGGQREPHSESFTARMEERWRRRQSR, from the coding sequence CCTTGTCAGCAGAGGAGCAGCGGCGGCTCGCCGAGCTTGAGGAAGCGCTGTCCACTGACGATCTTGACTTTGCTCGGTCTTTCTCTCGGCGTGCTTCCGCGACTTGTCCTCACCCCAGTCGCAATGCTTTAGAGCAGCGACGTATGCAGCATCGTCGGGCTCGACGCCGTCAGATTCTTCTCGGGTCTGTCATGGTGCTGCTGGGTTTAGCGGGCGTTGTCGGTGGGGTGGTCCTCACCAGTGGAGTTCTTGCTGTTGTCGGTTTCGCCATTATGGCCCTCGCCGTCGGAGTACTGCTGTCGACCGGTGGAGGTGTGATGCCACGGAGCAGCGGAGTTAGACCACGTGGTGGGCAACGCGAGCCCCATTCCGAATCCTTCACCGCTCGAATGGAAGAGCGCTGGCGTCGACGTCAGTCGAGGTAA